One part of the Arabidopsis thaliana chromosome 1 sequence genome encodes these proteins:
- the ABCC11 gene encoding multidrug resistance-associated protein 12: protein MGFEALNWYCKPIAEGFWEKTPDGAFGAYTPCAIDSLVMIVSNSVLLGLCFYRIWITLYNAKAQIYVLRKMYYHCVLWILACCCVVEPVLRLVMGISLFDMGDETDLPPFEVASLMVEAFAWFAMLVLIGLETKQYVKEFRWYVRFGVVYVLVADAVLLDLVLPLKNSINRTALYLCISSRCCQALFGILLLVYIPELDLYPDYHILNNESLDNVEYDALPGGVNICPERYASIFSGIYFSWMTPLMQLGYRKPITERDVWQLDQWDQTETLIKRFQRCWTEESRRPKPWLLRALNNSLGRRFWLGGIFKVGHDLSQFVGPVILSHILQSMIEGDPAWVGYVYAFLIFFGVTFGVLCQSQYFQHVGRVGFRLRSTLVAAIFHKSLRLTNKARKNFASGKVTNMITTDANALQLIAEQLHGLWSAPFRIIVSMVLLYQQLGVASIFGSLILFLLIPFQTLIVRKMRKLTKEGLQWTDKRVGIIYEILASMDIVKCYAWEKSFESRIQGIRNEELSWFRKAQLLSAFNSFILNSTPVVVTLVSFGVYVLLGGDLTPARAFTSLSLFAVLRSPLSTLPNLISQAVNANVSLQRIEELLLSEERILAQNPPLQPGAPAISIKNGYFSWDSKTSKPTLSDINLEIPVGSLVAIVGGTGEGKTSLISAMLGELSHAETSSVDIRGSVAYVPQVSWIFNATLRENILFGSDFESERYWRAIDVTALQHDLDLFPGRDRTEIGERGVNISGGQKQRVSMARAVYSNSDIYIFDDPFSALDAHVAHQVFDSCVKHELKGKTRVLVTNQLHFLPLMDRIILVSEGMIKEEGNFAELSKSGTLFKKLMENAGKMDATQEVNTNDENISKLGPTVTIDVSERSLGSIQQGKWGRSMLVKQEERETGIISWDVVMRYNKAVGGLWVVMILLVCYLTTEVLRVLSSTWLSIWTDQSTPKSYSPGFYIVVYALLGFGQVAVTFTNSFWLISSSLHAAKRLHDAMLNSILRAPMLFFETNPTGRVINRFSKDIGDIDRNVANLMNMFMNQLWQLLSTFALIGIVSTISLWAIMPLLILFYATYIYYQVNSTSCHCPLLFNCY, encoded by the exons ATGGGTTTTGAGGCATTGAATTGGTACTGCAAGCCAATTGCAGAAGGATTTTGGGAAAAAACACCGGATGGTGCGTTTGGTGCCTACACGCCGTGTGCCATTGACTCACTAGTGATGATTGTTTCTAACTCTGTActtctgggtttgtgtttctaCCGGATATGGATCACCTTGTACAATGCCAAAGCTCAGATTTATGTTTTGAGGAAGATGTACTATCACTGTGTGCTATGGATATTGGCTTGTTGCTGTGTTGTTGAGCCTGTACTGAGATTAGTTATGGGGATTTCGCTTTTTGACATGGGTGATGAAACTGATCTTCCTCCCTTTGAG GTTGCATCCTTAATGGTTGAGGCATTTGCTTGGTTCGCCATGCTTGTTTTGATTGGACttgaaaccaaacaatatGTCAAAGAGTTCCGATGGTACGTGAGATTTGgtgttgtatatgttttggttGCTGATGCGGTGCTGCTGGACCTTGTGTTGCCTCTCAAGAACTCAATCAATAG AACTGCCCTATATCTCTGTATCAGTTCAAGATGTTGCCAG GCTCTTTTTGGAATCCTTCTACTTGTTTACATTCCTGAACTGGATCTTTATCCAGATTACCATATTCTAAACAATGAATCGTTAGACAATGTTGAATATGATGCACTGCCTGGGGGAGTGAACATATGTCCCGAGCGATATGCCAGCATATTTTCTG GAATATACTTTAGTTGGATGACGCCGCTTATGCAGTTAGGCTACAGAAAGCCTATTACTGAGAGGGATGTTTGGCAATTAGACCAATGGGACCAAACAGAAACTCTGATAAAAAG ATTCCAAAGGTGCTGGACTGAAGAATCACGGAGGCCTAAGCCATGGCTACTCCGAGCACTAAATAATAGCCTTGGTCGAAG GTTCTGGTTGGGTGGTATTTTCAAG GTTGGGCATGATCTATCTCAATTTGTTGGACCAGTTATACTGAGCCATATCCTGCAG TCAATGATAGAAGGTGATCCAGCTTGGGTTGGCTATGTCTATgctttcttaattttctttgggGTG aCATTTGGAGTGCTTTGTCAATCTCAGTACTTTCAACATGTTGGGCGAGTGGGATTTCGGTTGAGGTCAACTTTG GTTGCAGCTATATTCCACAAATCTTTAAGACTAACCAATAAAGCTCGCAAAAATTTTGCATCTGGGAAAGTCACAAACATGATAACTACTGATGCTAATGCACTTCAG CTAATAGCAGAACAGCTCCATGGTTTATGGTCAGCTCCCTTTCGCATCATTGTGTCTATGGTTCTTCTCTATCAACAACTAGGAGTTGCTTCAATTTTCGGTTCACTGATTTTATTTCTCCTTATTCCTTTCCAG ACTCtgattgtaagaaaaatgCGGAAACTTACTAAAGAAGGACTCCAGTGGACTGACAAAAGAGTCGGTATCATATATGAGATTTTGGCATCCATGGATATTGTAAA ATGCTATGCATGGGAGAAGAGCTTCGAGTCCCGGATTCAAGGAATTAGAAACGAAGAGCTCTCATGGTTTCGTAAAGCGCAGTTACTATCAGCT TTTAATAGTTTTATACTGAACAGCACCCCAGTTGTTGTGACCTTGGTTTCATTTGGGGTTTATGTTCTGCTTGGAGGAGATTTGACACCAGCAAGGGCATTcacatctctttctctatttgCAGTTCTAAGATCTCCTCTCAGCACGCTACCAAATCTTATAAGTCAG GCTGTCAACGCAAATGTTTCACTGCAACGCATTGAGGAACTACTTTTAAGTGAAGAGAGAATTCTAGCACAAAACCCACCTCTCCAACCAGGAGCTCCAGCCATTTCCATTAAGAATGGATATTTTTCATGGGATTCAAAG ACATCCAAACCCACATTATCGGATATCAATTTGGAGATACCGGTGGGCAGCTTGGTTGCCATTGTAGGTGGAACTGGAGAAGGTAAGACGTCACTTATTTCGGCAATGCTGGGGGAGTTATCTCATGCTGAAACCTCAAGCGTTGATATCAGAGGATCTGTAGCTTATGTACCTCAAGTTTCATGGATCTTTAATGCCACT CTGCgtgaaaacattttatttgggTCAGATTTTGAGTCTGAAAGATATTGGAGGGCTATTGATGTGACTGCCTTACAACACGATCTTGATTTGTTTCCA GGCCGTGATCGTACTGAGATTGGAGAACGTGGGGTGAATATTAGTGGAGGGCAGAAGCAGAGAGTTTCAATGGCTAGGGCAGTCTACTCAAATTCAGatatttacatatttgatGATCCTTTCAGTGCTTTAGATGCTCATGTTGCTCACCAG GTCTTTGATAGCTGCGTGAAGCATGAGCTGAAGGGGAAAACCAGGGTTCTTGTAACAAATCAGCtacattttcttcctttgatgGATAGAATAATTTTAGTCTCCGAAGGAATGATCAAAGAGGAGGGAAACTTCGCAGAGCTGTCAAAAAGTGGGACTTTGTTCAAAAAACTAATGGAGAATGCTGGAAAAATGGATGCAACCCAAGAAGTCAATACAAATGACGAGAACATTTCGAAGCTGGGTCCTACTGTCACGATTGATGTGAGTGAAAGAAGTCTTGGCAGTATCCAGCAAGGGAAATGGGGAAGATCCATGCTTGTAAAGCAAGAAGAGCGGGAAACTGGCATCATTAGCTGGGATGTTGTGATGAG GTATAATAAAGCAGTAGGCGGCTTATGGGTAGTTATGATTCTCTTAGTATGCTATTTAACAACTGAAGTTCTCCGAGTTTTAAGTAGCACATGGTTAAGTATTTGGACTGATCAAAGCACGCCAAAGAGTTATAGTCCCGGTTTCTACATTGTCGTATATGCTCTTCTCGGATTTGGTCAG GTGGCTGTCACGTTTACCAACTCTTTTTGGTTGATCTCGTCAAGTTTACATGCCGCTAAAAGACTCCATGACGCAATGCTGAATTCTATCCTACGTGCTCCTATGCTCTTCTTCGAAACAAACCCAACCGGACGTGTAATAAACAGGTTTTCTAAGGATATTGGTGATATAGATAGAAACGTGGCCAACCTAATGAACATGTTCATGAACCAGCTATGGCAACTCCTCTCGACATTTGCACTTATAGGTATTGTCAGTACAATTTCATTGTGGGCAATAATGCCACTCCTAATACTGTTTTATGCAACATATATCTACTATCAGGTAAATTCTACTTCATGTCATTGTCCGCTTCtctttaattgttattaa
- the ABCC11 gene encoding multidrug resistance-associated protein 12 (multidrug resistance-associated protein 12 (MRP12); FUNCTIONS IN: ATPase activity, coupled to transmembrane movement of substances; INVOLVED IN: transport, transmembrane transport; LOCATED IN: integral to membrane; CONTAINS InterPro DOMAIN/s: ATPase, AAA+ type, core (InterPro:IPR003593), ABC transporter-like (InterPro:IPR003439), ABC transporter, transmembrane domain, type 1 (InterPro:IPR011527), ABC transporter integral membrane type 1 (InterPro:IPR017940), ABC transporter, transmembrane domain (InterPro:IPR001140), ABC transporter, conserved site (InterPro:IPR017871); BEST Arabidopsis thaliana protein match is: multidrug resistance-associated protein 13 (TAIR:AT1G30410.1); Has 660731 Blast hits to 354373 proteins in 4073 species: Archae - 11896; Bacteria - 533971; Metazoa - 13155; Fungi - 8106; Plants - 6765; Viruses - 11; Other Eukaryotes - 86827 (source: NCBI BLink).): MGFEALNWYCKPIAEGFWEKTPDGAFGAYTPCAIDSLVMIVSNSVLLGLCFYRIWITLYNAKAQIYVLRKMYYHCVLWILACCCVVEPVLRLVMGISLFDMGDETDLPPFEVASLMVEAFAWFAMLVLIGLETKQYVKEFRWYVRFGVVYVLVADAVLLDLVLPLKNSINRTALYLCISSRCCQALFGILLLVYIPELDLYPDYHILNNESLDNVEYDALPGGVNICPERYASIFSGIYFSWMTPLMQLGYRKPITERDVWQLDQWDQTETLIKRFQRCWTEESRRPKPWLLRALNNSLGRRFWLGGIFKVGHDLSQFVGPVILSHILQSMIEGDPAWVGYVYAFLIFFGVTFGVLCQSQYFQHVGRVGFRLRSTLVAAIFHKSLRLTNKARKNFASGKVTNMITTDANALQLIAEQLHGLWSAPFRIIVSMVLLYQQLGVASIFGSLILFLLIPFQTLIVRKMRKLTKEGLQWTDKRVGIIYEILASMDIVKCYAWEKSFESRIQGIRNEELSWFRKAQLLSAFNSFILNSTPVVVTLVSFGVYVLLGGDLTPARAFTSLSLFAVLRSPLSTLPNLISQAVNANVSLQRIEELLLSEERILAQNPPLQPGAPAISIKNGYFSWDSKTSKPTLSDINLEIPVGSLVAIVGGTGEGKTSLISAMLGELSHAETSSVDIRGSVAYVPQVSWIFNATLRENILFGSDFESERYWRAIDVTALQHDLDLFPGRDRTEIGERGVNISGGQKQRVSMARAVYSNSDIYIFDDPFSALDAHVAHQVFDSCVKHELKGKTRVLVTNQLHFLPLMDRIILVSEGMIKEEGNFAELSKSGTLFKKLMENAGKMDATQEVNTNDENISKLGPTVTIDVSERSLGSIQQGKWGRSMLVKQEERETGIISWDVVMRYNKAVGGLWVVMILLVCYLTTEVLRVLSSTWLSIWTDQSTPKSYSPGFYIVVYALLGFGQVAVTFTNSFWLISSSLHAAKRLHDAMLNSILRAPMLFFETNPTGRVINRFSKDIGDIDRNVANLMNMFMNQLWQLLSTFALIGIVSTISLWAIMPLLILFYATYIYYQSTSREVRRLDSVTRSPIYALFGEALNGLSSIRAYKAYDRMAKINGKSMDNNIRFTLASTSSNRWLTIRSESLGGVMIWLTATFAVLRYGNAENQAVFASTMGLLLSYTLNITTLLSGVLRQASKAENSLNSVERVGNYIDLPSEATAIIENNRPVSGWPSRGSIQFEDVHLRYRPGLPPVLHGLSFFVYPSEKVGVVGRTGAGKSSMLNALYRIVELEKGRILIDDYDVAKFGLTDLRRVLSIIPQSPVLFSGTVRFNIDPFSEHNDADLWEALERAHIKDVIDRNPFGLDAEVSEGGENFSVGQRQLLSLARALLRRSKILFLDEATASVDVRTDSLIQRTIREEFKSCTMLIIAHRLNTIIDCDKILVLSSGQVLEYDSPQELLSRDTSAFFKMVHSTGPENGQYLSNLVFERRGNGMSQGG; the protein is encoded by the exons ATGGGTTTTGAGGCATTGAATTGGTACTGCAAGCCAATTGCAGAAGGATTTTGGGAAAAAACACCGGATGGTGCGTTTGGTGCCTACACGCCGTGTGCCATTGACTCACTAGTGATGATTGTTTCTAACTCTGTActtctgggtttgtgtttctaCCGGATATGGATCACCTTGTACAATGCCAAAGCTCAGATTTATGTTTTGAGGAAGATGTACTATCACTGTGTGCTATGGATATTGGCTTGTTGCTGTGTTGTTGAGCCTGTACTGAGATTAGTTATGGGGATTTCGCTTTTTGACATGGGTGATGAAACTGATCTTCCTCCCTTTGAG GTTGCATCCTTAATGGTTGAGGCATTTGCTTGGTTCGCCATGCTTGTTTTGATTGGACttgaaaccaaacaatatGTCAAAGAGTTCCGATGGTACGTGAGATTTGgtgttgtatatgttttggttGCTGATGCGGTGCTGCTGGACCTTGTGTTGCCTCTCAAGAACTCAATCAATAG AACTGCCCTATATCTCTGTATCAGTTCAAGATGTTGCCAG GCTCTTTTTGGAATCCTTCTACTTGTTTACATTCCTGAACTGGATCTTTATCCAGATTACCATATTCTAAACAATGAATCGTTAGACAATGTTGAATATGATGCACTGCCTGGGGGAGTGAACATATGTCCCGAGCGATATGCCAGCATATTTTCTG GAATATACTTTAGTTGGATGACGCCGCTTATGCAGTTAGGCTACAGAAAGCCTATTACTGAGAGGGATGTTTGGCAATTAGACCAATGGGACCAAACAGAAACTCTGATAAAAAG ATTCCAAAGGTGCTGGACTGAAGAATCACGGAGGCCTAAGCCATGGCTACTCCGAGCACTAAATAATAGCCTTGGTCGAAG GTTCTGGTTGGGTGGTATTTTCAAG GTTGGGCATGATCTATCTCAATTTGTTGGACCAGTTATACTGAGCCATATCCTGCAG TCAATGATAGAAGGTGATCCAGCTTGGGTTGGCTATGTCTATgctttcttaattttctttgggGTG aCATTTGGAGTGCTTTGTCAATCTCAGTACTTTCAACATGTTGGGCGAGTGGGATTTCGGTTGAGGTCAACTTTG GTTGCAGCTATATTCCACAAATCTTTAAGACTAACCAATAAAGCTCGCAAAAATTTTGCATCTGGGAAAGTCACAAACATGATAACTACTGATGCTAATGCACTTCAG CTAATAGCAGAACAGCTCCATGGTTTATGGTCAGCTCCCTTTCGCATCATTGTGTCTATGGTTCTTCTCTATCAACAACTAGGAGTTGCTTCAATTTTCGGTTCACTGATTTTATTTCTCCTTATTCCTTTCCAG ACTCtgattgtaagaaaaatgCGGAAACTTACTAAAGAAGGACTCCAGTGGACTGACAAAAGAGTCGGTATCATATATGAGATTTTGGCATCCATGGATATTGTAAA ATGCTATGCATGGGAGAAGAGCTTCGAGTCCCGGATTCAAGGAATTAGAAACGAAGAGCTCTCATGGTTTCGTAAAGCGCAGTTACTATCAGCT TTTAATAGTTTTATACTGAACAGCACCCCAGTTGTTGTGACCTTGGTTTCATTTGGGGTTTATGTTCTGCTTGGAGGAGATTTGACACCAGCAAGGGCATTcacatctctttctctatttgCAGTTCTAAGATCTCCTCTCAGCACGCTACCAAATCTTATAAGTCAG GCTGTCAACGCAAATGTTTCACTGCAACGCATTGAGGAACTACTTTTAAGTGAAGAGAGAATTCTAGCACAAAACCCACCTCTCCAACCAGGAGCTCCAGCCATTTCCATTAAGAATGGATATTTTTCATGGGATTCAAAG ACATCCAAACCCACATTATCGGATATCAATTTGGAGATACCGGTGGGCAGCTTGGTTGCCATTGTAGGTGGAACTGGAGAAGGTAAGACGTCACTTATTTCGGCAATGCTGGGGGAGTTATCTCATGCTGAAACCTCAAGCGTTGATATCAGAGGATCTGTAGCTTATGTACCTCAAGTTTCATGGATCTTTAATGCCACT CTGCgtgaaaacattttatttgggTCAGATTTTGAGTCTGAAAGATATTGGAGGGCTATTGATGTGACTGCCTTACAACACGATCTTGATTTGTTTCCA GGCCGTGATCGTACTGAGATTGGAGAACGTGGGGTGAATATTAGTGGAGGGCAGAAGCAGAGAGTTTCAATGGCTAGGGCAGTCTACTCAAATTCAGatatttacatatttgatGATCCTTTCAGTGCTTTAGATGCTCATGTTGCTCACCAG GTCTTTGATAGCTGCGTGAAGCATGAGCTGAAGGGGAAAACCAGGGTTCTTGTAACAAATCAGCtacattttcttcctttgatgGATAGAATAATTTTAGTCTCCGAAGGAATGATCAAAGAGGAGGGAAACTTCGCAGAGCTGTCAAAAAGTGGGACTTTGTTCAAAAAACTAATGGAGAATGCTGGAAAAATGGATGCAACCCAAGAAGTCAATACAAATGACGAGAACATTTCGAAGCTGGGTCCTACTGTCACGATTGATGTGAGTGAAAGAAGTCTTGGCAGTATCCAGCAAGGGAAATGGGGAAGATCCATGCTTGTAAAGCAAGAAGAGCGGGAAACTGGCATCATTAGCTGGGATGTTGTGATGAG GTATAATAAAGCAGTAGGCGGCTTATGGGTAGTTATGATTCTCTTAGTATGCTATTTAACAACTGAAGTTCTCCGAGTTTTAAGTAGCACATGGTTAAGTATTTGGACTGATCAAAGCACGCCAAAGAGTTATAGTCCCGGTTTCTACATTGTCGTATATGCTCTTCTCGGATTTGGTCAG GTGGCTGTCACGTTTACCAACTCTTTTTGGTTGATCTCGTCAAGTTTACATGCCGCTAAAAGACTCCATGACGCAATGCTGAATTCTATCCTACGTGCTCCTATGCTCTTCTTCGAAACAAACCCAACCGGACGTGTAATAAACAGGTTTTCTAAGGATATTGGTGATATAGATAGAAACGTGGCCAACCTAATGAACATGTTCATGAACCAGCTATGGCAACTCCTCTCGACATTTGCACTTATAGGTATTGTCAGTACAATTTCATTGTGGGCAATAATGCCACTCCTAATACTGTTTTATGCAACATATATCTACTATCAG AGCACATCCCGTGAAGTTAGACGTTTGGATTCCGTTACTAGATCACCTATCTATGCTCTATTTGGAGAAGCTTTGAATGGTTTGTCAAGCATCCGAGCCTATAAAGCCTATGACCGGATGGCAAAGATAAATGGAAAATCCATGGACAACAACATAAGGTTTACTCTCGCTAGTACTAGCTCAAATCGTTGGCTCACTATAAGATCTGAGAGTCTTGGGGGTGTCATGATTTGGTTAACTGCAACTTTTGCGGTTCTGCGATATGGGAATGCAGAGAACCAAGCTGTTTTTGCATCTACGATGGGTCTCCTTCTTAGTTACACTCTGAATATCACTACTCTGTTAAGTGGTGTTCTAAGGCAAGCTAGCAAAGCAGAGAACAGCTTAAACTCTGTTGAGCGTGTTGGCAACTATATTGATCTTCCTTCTGAGGCTACAGCTATAATCGAGAACAATCGTCCAGTATCTGGCTGGCCTTCAAGAGGATCAATTCAATTTGAAGACGTTCACCTGCGTTATAGACCCGGGCTTCCTCCAGTATTGCATGGACTgtccttttttgtttatccGAGTGAGAAAGTAGGAGTGGTGGGAAGAACTGGGGCAGGAAAGTCTTCCATGCTGAATGCATTATACCGGATTGTGGAATTGGAAAAAGGAAGAATCCTGATTGATGATTATGATGTGGCTAAGTTTGGACTGACAGATTTGCGTAGGGTCCTAAGTATCATACCCCAGTCACCAGTTCTTTTTTCAG GGACGGTGAGATTCAATATCGATCCATTTAGTGAACACAATGATGCTGACCTCTGGGAGGCTCTAGAAAGGGCGCATATAAAAGATGTCATCGATAGGAATCCTTTTGGCCTAGATGCAGAG GTCTCTGAGGGAGGTGAGAACTTCAGTGTGGGGCAAAGACAACTGCTGAGTCTAGCGCGTGCATTGCTAAGAAGATCTAAGATCCTTTTTCTTGATGAAGCAACTGCATCTGTTGATGTCAGAACAGATTCTCTGATACAGAGGACCATACGTGAGGAATTCAAGTCTTGTACAATGCTTATTATCGCTCACAGATTGAATACCATCATCGACTGCGACAAGATCCTTGTGCTTAGTTCTGGTCAG GTTTTGGAGTATGATAGTCCACAAGAATTGCTATCAAGAGATACAAGTGCTTTCTTTAAGATGGTTCATAGCACTGGACCAGAAAATGGTCAGTACCTTTCCAACTTGGTCTTTGAAAGGAGAGGGAATGGAATGAGTCAAGGTGGATAG